From Gemmatimonadota bacterium, a single genomic window includes:
- a CDS encoding co-chaperone GroES: MAAKAKAKLKITPLEDRVVVMPDEDTEMMRGGLYIPDTAKEKPTQGEVLAVGAGRVEKGERVPVDVKVGDKVLYGKYSGTNITLEGHEVVIIKASDILAKLG, encoded by the coding sequence ATGGCTGCGAAGGCAAAAGCGAAGCTCAAAATCACCCCACTTGAAGACCGCGTGGTCGTGATGCCCGACGAGGACACCGAAATGATGCGCGGAGGGCTTTACATCCCGGACACCGCCAAGGAAAAGCCGACCCAGGGCGAGGTCCTCGCGGTGGGTGCCGGTCGGGTCGAAAAGGGCGAACGGGTCCCGGTCGACGTCAAGGTTGGGGACAAGGTCCTCTACGGCAAGTACAGCGGAACCAACATCACTCTCGAAGGCCACGAGGTCGTGATCATCAAGGCTTCGGACATTCTCGCGAAGCTCGGGTAA
- a CDS encoding DUF1207 domain-containing protein has translation MMRTINAVNVWAAVLVSLAAAGSAGAQARLFPKVAPFRYPDAAPRAGGIVGRVIGERLGDSQFGSEREADVLVGQNIPILGFSQAEDPAFVGLTIRVGGRFSLDDPRSTLISNDWVVGLHGVVDRGPWRVAAEIYHESSHLGDEYAERFAARRLDWTREVAALWVRRAVGPIAVHGTLGYTLIDALPLRRVSAGLGTDYRGHLGSLLGASVHPVVGVFAEGQAFADWRVTTSARAGLELARDGRRMAIGLVFLNGNSTQRQFYDRSSRYWGFELRFEP, from the coding sequence ATGATGCGAACGATCAATGCTGTGAACGTCTGGGCGGCAGTATTGGTTTCACTGGCCGCCGCCGGATCGGCCGGGGCCCAGGCCAGACTCTTCCCCAAGGTGGCACCCTTTCGATACCCGGACGCCGCGCCGCGGGCCGGCGGCATCGTCGGGCGGGTGATCGGGGAGCGGTTAGGTGACTCCCAATTCGGGTCCGAGCGGGAGGCCGACGTCTTGGTGGGCCAGAACATCCCGATCCTCGGATTCTCCCAAGCGGAGGATCCGGCCTTCGTGGGGTTGACCATCCGGGTCGGGGGGCGCTTTAGCCTCGATGACCCCCGGAGCACCCTGATCAGCAATGACTGGGTGGTCGGGCTCCACGGGGTGGTTGACCGGGGCCCGTGGCGGGTGGCCGCCGAGATCTATCATGAGAGCAGCCACCTGGGCGACGAGTACGCCGAGCGGTTCGCCGCCCGTCGCCTGGACTGGACTCGGGAGGTGGCCGCCCTGTGGGTCCGCCGGGCGGTGGGGCCGATTGCCGTCCACGGAACCCTCGGCTACACGCTCATCGACGCCTTGCCGCTTCGTCGGGTATCGGCTGGGCTCGGGACCGACTATCGGGGCCACCTCGGGTCGCTGCTCGGCGCGAGCGTCCACCCCGTAGTGGGGGTCTTCGCCGAGGGGCAGGCGTTTGCGGATTGGCGGGTGACGACGTCCGCTCGGGCGGGCCTCGAGTTGGCTCGGGACGGGCGCCGGATGGCGATCGGCCTGGTGTTCCTGAACGGGAATTCGACCCAGCGGCAGTTTTACGACAGATCGAGCCGGTATTGGGGCTTTGAACTGCGGTTCGAGCCCTAG
- a CDS encoding pyridoxamine 5'-phosphate oxidase family protein: MGATNSPRTTVKRHAERGHYDRDTVNAILDEGLVAHVGFVVDAQPYVIPTLYARIGTTLYFHGAVANRMLDTMAEGIPVCVTVTLLDGLVLARSHYSHSANYRSVAILGRAREVLDREEKMQSFEALVDQVAKGRWNDARQPSEIEIRTTRVLALPIDEASAKVRTGPPKDDADDLGLPIWAGVIPFETVARPAIPAPELDPSLPMPDYARNYRRPGWPKP; the protein is encoded by the coding sequence ATGGGCGCCACGAATTCCCCCCGGACCACCGTCAAGCGTCACGCCGAGCGAGGCCATTACGATCGGGATACCGTCAATGCGATTCTGGACGAAGGCCTCGTGGCCCACGTTGGATTTGTGGTGGACGCCCAGCCGTATGTCATCCCAACGCTCTACGCCCGGATTGGCACCACCCTCTACTTCCATGGGGCGGTGGCCAATCGGATGTTGGATACGATGGCCGAGGGCATCCCAGTCTGCGTGACTGTCACCCTGCTGGACGGTCTGGTGTTGGCGCGATCGCACTACTCGCACTCAGCCAACTATCGGTCGGTCGCAATCCTCGGCCGGGCTCGTGAGGTGTTGGATCGGGAGGAGAAAATGCAGTCGTTTGAGGCCTTGGTGGACCAAGTGGCCAAGGGAAGGTGGAACGACGCGCGGCAGCCGTCGGAAATCGAAATCCGGACCACGCGGGTGTTGGCGCTTCCGATCGACGAGGCCTCGGCCAAGGTGCGGACCGGACCGCCCAAGGACGACGCCGACGATCTTGGACTGCCGATTTGGGCCGGCGTCATTCCCTTCGAAACGGTGGCCCGGCCCGCCATTCCGGCGCCGGAACTCGATCCCTCGCTTCCGATGCCGGATTATGCCAGGAACTACCGAAGACCGGGTTGGCCGAAGCCCTAG
- a CDS encoding NlpC/P60 family protein, with protein sequence MNPAAVRVMAAVGVGLVFASAVRAQDLRATASRWFSTPKVADYRVGISRTSLGPITLFPAAQILTADSGIALAGVGIDAIVRPRGSWSGYLVGGISGGFLDFDRSAGFGLWRSWSVGVGAEVLQLGPLGAAALETRYQSLDRVGAVRGISLGVRLGAGLRRRATAGPSRLAGRAALEAADYAMEAMGTPYQWGGTGGNGFDCSGLIQFAYRRAGIALPRRSVDQATSGREVGRALAELQAGDILVFSATPGGAISHVGLYLGRGRFIHSASRGVRISGLSAEDPDGQWWFQRWTSTRRVNE encoded by the coding sequence CGCGTGATGGCCGCCGTGGGCGTGGGCCTGGTGTTCGCTTCGGCCGTTCGGGCTCAGGATCTCAGGGCAACGGCGAGCCGATGGTTCTCGACGCCGAAGGTGGCGGACTATCGAGTCGGGATCTCGAGGACCTCCCTCGGTCCGATCACCCTGTTCCCAGCGGCCCAGATCCTCACCGCCGACTCGGGCATCGCCTTGGCCGGCGTCGGCATCGATGCGATCGTCCGGCCGCGGGGAAGCTGGTCCGGGTACCTGGTCGGCGGGATCAGTGGAGGCTTTCTCGATTTCGACCGATCCGCTGGGTTCGGTTTGTGGCGATCCTGGTCCGTCGGGGTTGGCGCCGAGGTCCTCCAGCTCGGGCCCCTCGGCGCGGCGGCGCTCGAAACCCGGTATCAATCGCTCGATCGGGTTGGCGCGGTCCGGGGCATTTCGCTTGGGGTAAGGCTTGGCGCCGGGCTCCGGAGGCGGGCGACCGCCGGTCCGTCTCGACTCGCTGGTCGGGCAGCCCTCGAAGCGGCCGACTATGCGATGGAGGCCATGGGAACTCCCTATCAGTGGGGCGGCACCGGTGGAAACGGGTTCGACTGTTCGGGCCTGATTCAATTCGCCTATCGCCGGGCCGGCATTGCGCTCCCGCGCCGGAGCGTCGATCAAGCCACGAGCGGACGCGAGGTCGGCCGGGCCCTGGCCGAGCTCCAGGCTGGCGATATCCTGGTCTTCAGCGCGACGCCCGGCGGGGCGATCAGTCACGTGGGGCTGTACCTCGGGCGAGGCCGATTCATTCACAGCGCGTCCCGAGGGGTTCGAATCAGCGGACTGAGCGCCGAGGACCCGGACGGGCAATGGTGGTTTCAGCGATGGACGTCGACCCGCCGGGTCAACGAATAA